One part of the Azospirillum sp. B510 genome encodes these proteins:
- a CDS encoding LysE family translocator, whose amino-acid sequence MTWQTLAFFFATAFVISMTPGPNMLLAMSLGLRFGARRAAWGGAGMCAALAVMAALSAFGLGALLSTSVLAFEIVRWAGVAYLTWLGIAAWRAPVQPAGERDDAAPSGEGTPVRLFLRGALVAFSNPKALVFMGALFPQFIDAAAPLAPQLMALVATMVVIEFGWIMAYATGGDRLAAKLTTVSAARSLNRLTGGLMIGAGGLLALARRV is encoded by the coding sequence ATGACTTGGCAGACGCTCGCCTTCTTCTTCGCCACCGCCTTCGTGATCTCGATGACGCCGGGACCGAACATGCTGCTGGCGATGAGCCTCGGCCTGCGCTTCGGTGCGCGCCGCGCCGCCTGGGGCGGTGCCGGCATGTGCGCGGCGCTGGCGGTGATGGCGGCGCTGTCGGCCTTCGGGCTGGGCGCCCTGCTCTCCACCTCGGTCCTGGCCTTCGAGATCGTGCGCTGGGCCGGCGTCGCCTATCTCACCTGGCTCGGCATCGCCGCGTGGCGGGCGCCGGTCCAGCCGGCCGGCGAGCGCGACGACGCCGCCCCCTCGGGCGAGGGCACGCCGGTCCGCCTGTTCCTGCGCGGCGCGCTGGTCGCCTTCAGCAACCCCAAGGCGCTGGTCTTCATGGGCGCCCTGTTCCCGCAATTCATCGACGCCGCCGCCCCGCTGGCGCCCCAGCTGATGGCGCTGGTCGCCACCATGGTGGTGATCGAGTTCGGCTGGATCATGGCCTATGCCACCGGCGGCGACCGGCTGGCGGCCAAGCTGACCACGGTGTCGGCGGCCAGATCGCTGAACCGGCTGACCGGCGGCCTGATGATCGGCGCCGGCGGCCTGCTGGCGCTCGCCCGCCGGGTCTGA
- a CDS encoding nucleobase:cation symporter-2 family protein: MTSAGIPPDVHPVDAVLPPWRLLALGVQHVLVMYAGAIAVPLIIGGALKLHKDQVAMLINADLFACGVVTLIQAVGVWRFGIRLPIMMGVTFAAVGPMVAMAANPSLGLLGIYGAVIGSGVFAMLAAPLVGRLLPLFPPVVTGSVIAIIGVSLMRVGVGWAGGGVGNPRFGDPAFLGVAAFVLLVILALMKHGRGFVRNVAVLLGLVAGMLLAMALGMVDFQGLGEAPWVAAVQPFQFGMPVFDPVAILTMALVMIVVMIESTGMFLAVGDMVGRPVSREDLVRGLRTDGLGTLIGGVFNTFPYTSFSQNVGLVGVTGVRSRWVCAAGGVILLLLGLLPKLAHVVASVPAFVLGGAGLVMFGMVAATGVKILAQVDFAGRRENLIVVAVSVGVGLIPLVSEKFFSQMPAILSPLLHSGILLGTLTAVALNWYFNGLAGADRARQEVAAAAHGVEA, translated from the coding sequence ATGACAAGCGCCGGCATCCCCCCTGACGTCCATCCCGTCGACGCGGTGCTGCCGCCCTGGCGGCTGCTGGCGTTGGGGGTGCAGCATGTGCTGGTGATGTATGCCGGGGCCATCGCGGTGCCGCTGATCATCGGCGGGGCGTTGAAGCTGCACAAGGATCAGGTCGCCATGCTGATCAACGCCGACCTGTTCGCCTGCGGCGTGGTCACGCTGATCCAGGCGGTGGGGGTCTGGCGATTCGGCATCCGGCTGCCGATCATGATGGGCGTCACCTTCGCCGCCGTCGGGCCGATGGTGGCGATGGCGGCCAACCCCTCGCTGGGGCTGCTGGGGATCTATGGCGCGGTGATCGGGTCGGGTGTCTTCGCCATGCTGGCGGCGCCGTTGGTCGGCCGGCTGCTGCCGCTGTTCCCGCCGGTGGTGACCGGCAGCGTCATCGCCATCATCGGCGTCTCGCTGATGCGGGTCGGGGTGGGCTGGGCCGGCGGCGGGGTCGGCAACCCGCGTTTCGGCGATCCCGCCTTTCTCGGCGTGGCGGCCTTCGTGCTGCTGGTGATCCTGGCGCTGATGAAGCATGGCCGCGGTTTCGTCCGCAATGTCGCGGTGCTGCTGGGGCTGGTGGCCGGGATGCTGCTGGCGATGGCGCTCGGCATGGTCGATTTTCAAGGGCTGGGGGAGGCGCCCTGGGTGGCGGCGGTCCAGCCCTTCCAGTTCGGGATGCCGGTCTTCGACCCCGTCGCCATCCTGACCATGGCGCTGGTGATGATCGTGGTGATGATCGAATCGACCGGCATGTTCCTGGCGGTCGGCGACATGGTCGGCCGCCCGGTGAGCCGGGAGGATCTGGTGCGCGGCCTGCGCACCGACGGGCTGGGCACGCTGATCGGCGGCGTGTTCAACACCTTCCCCTACACCTCCTTCTCGCAGAATGTCGGGCTGGTCGGGGTGACCGGCGTGCGCAGCCGCTGGGTCTGCGCGGCGGGCGGGGTGATCCTGCTGCTGCTGGGGCTGCTGCCGAAGCTGGCCCATGTGGTGGCGTCGGTGCCGGCCTTCGTGCTGGGCGGGGCCGGGCTGGTGATGTTCGGCATGGTGGCGGCGACCGGCGTGAAGATCCTGGCGCAGGTCGATTTCGCCGGCCGGCGCGAGAATCTGATCGTGGTGGCGGTCAGCGTCGGCGTCGGGCTGATCCCGCTGGTGTCGGAGAAATTCTTCTCGCAGATGCCGGCCATCCTGTCGCCGCTTCTGCACAGCGGCATCCTGCTCGGCACCCTGACGGCGGTGGCGCTGAACTGGTACTTCAACGGTCTGGCCGGCGCCGACCGCGCCCGCCAGGAGGTCGCCGCCGCCGCGCACGGGGTGGAGGCTTAA
- a CDS encoding DUF1194 domain-containing protein has protein sequence MRAYRLLAHFPTRAPVIRAPGRVPILVLSCLLSYLLSGLSFVASPAMAQTPVDVELVLAVDVSGSVDPDEAKLQRNGYIQALLNPKVQAAIRGGPFGRISATYVEWAGEGYQHMVVPWTELSDPASVDRFAAMVAEAPMMTEQWTSISAVIDFAIPLFGNNGFEGTRRVIDISGDGENNRGRPAELARDAAVARGITINGLPILNDRPNPWGGAAPNDLEGYYRDHVIGGPGAFLVPARDFDAFADAILAKLLLEVSGLPPSGRDVAVR, from the coding sequence ATGCGTGCATACCGTCTCTTGGCCCATTTTCCGACCCGCGCGCCCGTGATCCGCGCGCCCGGCCGGGTTCCGATCCTCGTGCTGTCGTGCCTGCTGTCGTATCTGCTGTCGGGCCTGTCCTTCGTGGCATCCCCGGCCATGGCCCAGACGCCGGTGGACGTGGAGCTGGTGCTGGCGGTGGACGTGTCCGGCAGCGTCGATCCGGACGAGGCGAAGCTTCAGCGCAACGGTTATATCCAGGCCCTGCTGAACCCGAAGGTGCAGGCGGCGATCCGTGGCGGTCCCTTCGGCCGGATCAGCGCCACCTATGTCGAATGGGCCGGCGAGGGCTACCAGCATATGGTCGTCCCCTGGACCGAACTGAGCGATCCGGCCAGCGTCGACCGCTTCGCCGCCATGGTGGCGGAGGCGCCGATGATGACGGAGCAATGGACCTCGATCAGCGCCGTCATCGACTTCGCCATCCCGCTGTTCGGCAACAACGGGTTCGAAGGCACCCGGCGGGTCATCGACATTTCCGGCGATGGCGAGAACAACCGCGGCCGCCCGGCCGAGCTGGCGCGCGACGCGGCGGTCGCCCGCGGCATCACCATCAACGGGCTGCCGATCCTGAACGACCGCCCCAACCCCTGGGGCGGAGCGGCGCCGAACGACCTGGAGGGCTATTACCGCGACCATGTCATCGGCGGTCCCGGCGCCTTCCTGGTGCCCGCCCGCGATTTCGACGCCTTCGCCGACGCCATTCTTGCCAAGCTGCTGCTGGAGGTGTCGGGCCTCCCACCGAGCGGGCGGGATGTCGCCGTCCGCTGA
- a CDS encoding putative bifunctional diguanylate cyclase/phosphodiesterase, with translation MATPVLRSLTLKQAIHAVLAAFVIGLTITTVEFASSASRERTRAVTQVEDVITLVEGPAASAAWLIDEELAGQILQGMVRANAAWAEIRLGDGTLLARRERPAKPAGLLERAATALLFLDRPAVIRDLTLPADAPRTTDAPRIGRLIVGIDTGRAANGFLAYVSAALVAGTLRNLLIGLAMAAVFHRLLTRPLLQIGRAVARIDPEKPYGQPLVVPRGHADDELGFVIARFNHTLTLLEREHDELRRMATRCPLTGLANRALLLDRLDHAIELANRARASGAGRLAVLYVDLDRFKRVNDSLGHGIGDLLLCRVAERLGASVRRCDTVGRLGGDEFLVVLERVADRDEAAMVARRLLNDLSSLREVGEHRVHLTASIGIALHPAAPAGDSPDSTNLMRMADSAMQAAKAAGGDRFVFYTRDMTDRAQTRLRLESGLREAVAARCFELVYQPKIEAASGRLTGFEALIRWRHEGAAISPADFIPVAEDTGLIIEIGHWVLEEACRTATRWALDHGPVPVAVNVSAHQLADPAFARQVEQILQRHGTPPELLELEITETVIMKDVRHHLPTLNRLRGLGVRIAIDDFGTGYSSLAYLRQLPVDVLKIDRSFINDLPHAPDIASTVIALAQRLMLSTVAEGVETAEQRHWLAEAGCDYLQGYLISRPLSADSAEAMVMTAFARDEVLPMTA, from the coding sequence ATGGCGACCCCTGTCCTGCGCAGCCTGACGCTGAAGCAGGCGATTCATGCGGTGCTCGCCGCCTTCGTCATCGGTCTGACCATCACCACGGTCGAATTCGCTTCGAGCGCCAGCCGCGAACGGACCCGGGCCGTGACGCAGGTAGAGGATGTCATCACGCTGGTCGAGGGACCGGCGGCTAGTGCCGCCTGGCTGATCGACGAGGAGCTGGCGGGACAGATTCTCCAGGGCATGGTCCGGGCCAATGCCGCCTGGGCCGAGATCCGCTTGGGCGACGGCACGCTGCTGGCCCGCCGCGAGCGTCCGGCAAAACCGGCCGGTCTGCTGGAGCGCGCGGCGACGGCGCTGCTCTTCCTCGACCGGCCGGCGGTGATCCGTGACCTGACGCTCCCGGCGGACGCCCCCAGGACGACGGACGCCCCGCGCATCGGACGGCTGATCGTCGGCATCGACACCGGACGGGCGGCGAACGGCTTCCTCGCCTATGTCTCGGCGGCGCTGGTGGCGGGAACCCTGCGCAACCTGCTGATCGGGCTGGCGATGGCGGCGGTGTTCCACCGGCTTCTGACCCGCCCGCTGCTACAGATCGGCCGCGCCGTCGCCCGCATCGATCCGGAAAAGCCCTATGGCCAGCCGCTGGTGGTGCCGCGCGGCCATGCCGACGACGAGCTGGGCTTCGTCATCGCCCGTTTCAACCACACCCTGACCCTGCTGGAACGCGAGCATGACGAACTGCGGCGGATGGCGACGCGCTGCCCACTGACCGGGCTGGCGAACCGCGCCCTGCTGCTCGACCGGCTCGATCACGCCATCGAGCTGGCGAACCGCGCGCGCGCGTCGGGTGCGGGCCGGCTGGCCGTGCTGTATGTCGACCTCGACCGCTTCAAGCGCGTCAATGACAGCCTGGGCCACGGCATCGGCGACCTGCTGCTGTGCCGGGTGGCGGAGCGGTTGGGCGCCAGCGTGCGCCGCTGCGACACCGTCGGCCGGCTCGGCGGCGACGAGTTCCTGGTGGTGCTGGAGCGTGTCGCCGACCGCGACGAGGCGGCGATGGTGGCGCGGCGGCTGCTGAACGACCTGTCCTCCCTGCGCGAGGTGGGGGAGCATCGCGTCCATCTCACCGCCAGCATCGGCATCGCCCTCCATCCCGCGGCGCCGGCCGGGGACTCCCCCGACAGCACCAACCTGATGCGGATGGCCGATTCGGCGATGCAGGCGGCCAAGGCGGCCGGCGGCGACCGCTTCGTCTTCTACACCCGCGACATGACCGATCGGGCCCAGACCCGGCTGCGGCTGGAATCCGGCCTGCGCGAGGCGGTGGCGGCCCGGTGTTTCGAGCTGGTCTATCAGCCGAAAATCGAGGCGGCGAGCGGCCGGCTGACCGGGTTCGAGGCCCTGATCCGCTGGCGGCACGAAGGGGCGGCGATCTCGCCGGCCGACTTCATCCCGGTGGCCGAGGATACCGGCCTGATCATCGAGATCGGCCACTGGGTGCTGGAGGAAGCCTGCCGCACCGCCACCCGCTGGGCGCTGGACCATGGCCCGGTGCCGGTGGCGGTCAATGTCTCCGCCCACCAGCTCGCCGATCCCGCATTCGCCCGGCAGGTCGAGCAGATCCTGCAACGCCACGGCACGCCGCCCGAGTTGCTGGAGTTGGAGATCACCGAGACGGTGATCATGAAGGATGTGCGCCACCACCTGCCGACCTTGAACCGCCTGCGGGGGTTGGGGGTGCGCATCGCCATCGACGATTTCGGCACCGGTTATTCCTCGCTGGCCTATCTGCGCCAGCTGCCGGTGGATGTGCTGAAGATCGACCGCAGTTTCATCAACGACCTGCCGCATGCGCCCGACATCGCCTCCACCGTCATCGCGCTCGCCCAGCGGCTGATGCTGTCGACCGTGGCGGAAGGGGTGGAGACCGCCGAGCAACGGCATTGGCTGGCCGAGGCCGGCTGCGACTACCTGCAAGGCTATCTGATTTCCCGTCCGCTGAGCGCCGACTCGGCGGAGGCGATGGTGATGACCGCCTTCGCCCGCGACGAGGTCCTGCCGATGACGGCCTGA
- a CDS encoding acyl carrier protein, with product MSKSIEGVSNWMHMFRWIVKLIRDEYGVDEALLTRNATLETDIQLSIDQVEQVLEYISESFEIRFPDGTLDELVKLEELCLLASWIKGYYKRPEFISDAFESRCRDINQIAA from the coding sequence ATGAGCAAGTCGATCGAGGGTGTGTCCAACTGGATGCACATGTTCCGCTGGATCGTGAAGCTGATCCGCGACGAATATGGCGTCGACGAGGCTCTGCTGACCCGGAACGCGACGCTGGAGACCGACATCCAGCTCTCCATCGACCAGGTCGAGCAGGTGCTGGAATACATCTCCGAAAGCTTCGAGATCCGCTTTCCGGACGGAACGCTGGACGAGCTGGTGAAGTTGGAGGAGCTGTGCCTTCTGGCGAGCTGGATCAAGGGTTATTACAAGCGCCCCGAATTCATCTCCGACGCCTTCGAGTCCCGCTGCCGCGACATCAACCAGATCGCCGCCTGA
- the eutC gene encoding ethanolamine ammonia-lyase subunit EutC, with the protein MSESPKDPWARFRTATRARIALGRSGDALPTRALLEFQLAHARARDAVHSAVDFDRLAAELSPLETIRVHSAAPDRPTYLRRPDLGRRLDPAGAAALPAGEWDLLFVIADGLSAAAVQVNAAPLIHACMARLGHLRIGPVVLAGQARVALGDEVAAAVGARLVALLVGERPGLSAAESLGVYLTWEPRPGRADSERNCISNIHADGLSIQTAADKLCWLATEAARLKLTGVALKEDAPSLAGPDNHNNRLTGQS; encoded by the coding sequence ATGAGCGAGAGTCCAAAGGATCCGTGGGCGCGCTTCCGCACCGCCACCCGCGCCCGCATCGCTCTCGGCCGCAGCGGCGACGCCCTGCCGACCCGGGCGCTGCTGGAGTTCCAACTCGCCCACGCCCGCGCCCGCGACGCGGTGCACAGCGCGGTCGATTTCGACCGGCTGGCCGCCGAGCTGTCGCCGCTGGAGACCATCCGCGTCCACAGCGCCGCCCCCGACCGCCCGACATATCTGCGCCGGCCCGATCTCGGCCGCCGGCTCGATCCGGCCGGCGCCGCGGCGCTGCCGGCGGGGGAGTGGGATCTGCTGTTCGTGATCGCCGACGGGCTGTCGGCCGCGGCGGTGCAGGTCAACGCCGCCCCGCTGATCCATGCCTGCATGGCGCGGCTGGGGCATCTGCGGATCGGCCCGGTGGTGCTGGCCGGTCAGGCCCGCGTCGCGCTGGGCGACGAGGTGGCGGCGGCGGTGGGCGCCCGGCTGGTGGCGCTGCTGGTGGGCGAGCGGCCCGGCCTGTCGGCCGCGGAATCGCTTGGGGTCTATCTGACCTGGGAGCCCAGGCCCGGCCGCGCCGATTCCGAACGCAACTGCATCTCCAACATCCATGCCGACGGCCTGTCGATCCAGACGGCCGCCGACAAGCTGTGCTGGCTCGCCACCGAGGCGGCGCGGCTGAAACTGACGGGGGTCGCCCTGAAGGAGGACGCCCCGTCCCTGGCCGGTCCGGACAACCACAACAATCGGCTGACCGGCCAGTCCTGA
- a CDS encoding aromatic amino acid exporter YddG, producing MTVSSSAAPSARPDRRSANRATLIGFTAILMWATLAPLATLASMVPPFQLVATSFLLAFLVGSGWTFARGDNPLRYFRQPLAAWALGVGGLFGFHFLYFMALRTAPPVEANLINYLWPLLIVLFSALLPGERLRSWHVGGAVAGLAGTVLLIARGGAVGGFSIDPAHLPGYAAALASAVTWAGYSVLRRRLGQIGEAPTDAVSAFCLVTALLSLLCHLALERTVWPETATGWGALLLLGLGPVGAAFFVWDHGVRHGDIRALGALSYLAPLLSTLLLVLFGLAANSAIIWVACALIAGGSLLASTDLLRGKA from the coding sequence ATGACCGTCTCCTCCTCCGCCGCCCCCTCCGCCCGGCCCGACCGCCGCTCCGCCAACCGGGCCACGCTGATCGGCTTCACCGCCATCCTGATGTGGGCGACGCTGGCCCCGCTGGCGACGCTGGCCTCGATGGTGCCGCCGTTCCAATTGGTGGCGACCTCCTTCCTGCTGGCCTTCCTGGTCGGCAGCGGCTGGACCTTCGCGCGCGGCGACAATCCGCTGCGCTATTTCCGCCAGCCCCTCGCGGCCTGGGCGCTGGGGGTGGGGGGACTGTTCGGCTTCCATTTCCTCTATTTCATGGCGCTGCGGACGGCCCCGCCGGTGGAGGCCAACCTGATCAACTATCTGTGGCCGCTGCTGATCGTGCTGTTCTCCGCCCTGCTGCCGGGCGAGCGGCTGCGGTCCTGGCATGTCGGCGGCGCCGTCGCCGGGCTGGCGGGCACGGTTCTGCTGATCGCGCGCGGCGGCGCGGTGGGCGGTTTCTCCATCGACCCGGCCCATCTGCCGGGCTATGCCGCCGCCCTGGCGAGCGCCGTCACCTGGGCCGGCTATTCGGTGCTGCGCCGCCGGCTGGGCCAGATCGGCGAGGCGCCGACCGACGCGGTCAGCGCCTTCTGTCTCGTCACCGCGCTGCTGTCGCTGCTCTGCCATCTGGCACTGGAACGGACGGTTTGGCCGGAGACCGCCACCGGCTGGGGGGCGCTGCTGCTGCTCGGGCTGGGGCCGGTGGGGGCGGCCTTCTTCGTCTGGGATCATGGCGTGCGCCACGGCGACATCCGGGCGCTGGGAGCGCTGTCCTATCTGGCGCCGCTGCTGTCCACCCTGCTGCTGGTCCTGTTCGGTCTCGCCGCCAATTCGGCGATCATCTGGGTCGCCTGCGCCCTGATCGCCGGCGGCTCGCTGCTCGCCAGCACCGATCTGCTGCGGGGCAAGGCTTAA
- a CDS encoding HutD/Ves family protein translates to MASITRLTPADHRRVPWKNGGGVTTELAVEPTADGRFAWRVSIADVVEPGPFSAFPGYDRLIAVVEGDGMRLSVDGAPPVERRRLDPAFAFPGEAPVWCEPTAGPIRDVNLMLDRASAAGTLTLLAGTAARRVAGDVLLVHALAGALTVIPEGGEAMPLPAGHSLLLRDAAAVIELAAGGEGVCAEVRRR, encoded by the coding sequence GTGGCGTCCATCACGCGCCTGACCCCCGCCGACCATCGCCGCGTGCCCTGGAAGAATGGTGGCGGCGTCACCACCGAACTGGCGGTTGAACCGACTGCGGATGGCCGGTTCGCTTGGCGTGTCAGCATCGCCGACGTCGTCGAGCCCGGTCCCTTTTCCGCCTTTCCCGGTTATGACCGGCTGATCGCCGTGGTGGAGGGCGATGGCATGCGCCTGTCGGTCGATGGCGCGCCGCCGGTCGAACGCCGCCGTCTGGACCCCGCCTTCGCCTTCCCCGGCGAGGCGCCGGTGTGGTGCGAGCCGACCGCCGGCCCGATCCGCGACGTCAACCTGATGCTGGATCGCGCCTCGGCGGCCGGCACGCTGACCCTGCTTGCCGGAACGGCCGCTCGGCGGGTGGCCGGCGATGTGCTGCTGGTCCACGCCCTGGCCGGAGCCTTGACCGTGATCCCTGAGGGTGGAGAGGCTATGCCGCTTCCTGCCGGCCATAGCCTGCTGCTGCGCGATGCGGCGGCCGTGATCGAGCTGGCGGCGGGCGGCGAGGGCGTCTGCGCGGAGGTCCGGCGGCGTTAG
- a CDS encoding ethanolamine ammonia-lyase subunit EutB — MAGYHCDLGRQRHRFDDLKAVMACASPRRSGDELAGIAADSDERRVAARMVLADLPLKIFLAEALVPYETDEVTRLIIDRHDADAFRPVAHMTVGQFRDWLLSYQADTATLTALAPGLTPEMAAAVSKLMRNHDLVSVAAKCSVVTRFRTTVGLPGRLSSRLQPNHPTDDPTGIAASTLDGLLYGIGDAVIGINPATDNVPACIALLEMLDAVRTRFDIPVQSCVLAHVTTTMRAMERGAPVDLVFQSIAGTEKANAGFGVTLSLLAEAQEAAKSLKRGTIGDNVMYFETGQGSALSADAHFGVDQQTVETRAYAVARAFDPLLVNTVVGFIGPEYLYDAKQITRAGLEDHFCAKLLGVPMGCDACYTNHAEADQDDMDVLMTMLATAGVNFLIAVPGADDVMLNYQSLSYHDVLGLRHLLKRPPAPEFEAWLEKAGWLDEQRRLPPWPDQSLVVSALLGSAA, encoded by the coding sequence ATGGCGGGGTACCATTGCGATCTGGGGCGTCAGCGCCACCGTTTCGACGATCTGAAGGCGGTGATGGCCTGCGCCTCGCCGCGGCGGTCGGGGGACGAGCTGGCGGGCATCGCCGCCGACAGCGACGAACGGCGGGTGGCGGCGCGCATGGTGCTGGCCGACCTGCCGCTGAAGATTTTCCTCGCCGAGGCGCTGGTCCCCTACGAGACCGACGAGGTGACGCGCCTGATCATCGACCGCCATGACGCCGACGCCTTCCGGCCGGTGGCGCACATGACGGTCGGGCAGTTCCGCGACTGGCTGCTGTCCTATCAGGCCGACACCGCGACGCTGACGGCGCTCGCCCCCGGCCTGACGCCGGAGATGGCGGCGGCGGTGTCCAAGCTGATGCGCAACCATGATCTGGTCTCGGTCGCCGCCAAATGCTCGGTCGTCACCCGCTTCCGCACCACGGTCGGGCTGCCGGGGCGGCTGTCGAGCCGCTTGCAGCCCAACCACCCGACCGACGATCCGACCGGCATCGCCGCCTCGACGCTGGACGGGCTGCTCTACGGTATCGGCGACGCGGTGATCGGCATCAACCCGGCGACCGACAATGTGCCGGCCTGCATCGCTCTGCTGGAGATGCTGGACGCCGTGCGCACCCGCTTCGACATTCCGGTGCAATCCTGCGTGCTGGCCCATGTCACCACGACGATGCGGGCGATGGAGCGCGGGGCGCCGGTCGATCTGGTGTTCCAGTCGATCGCCGGCACCGAGAAGGCCAATGCCGGCTTCGGCGTCACCCTGTCGCTGCTGGCCGAGGCGCAGGAGGCGGCCAAATCGCTGAAGCGCGGCACCATCGGCGACAACGTCATGTATTTCGAGACGGGCCAGGGATCGGCCCTGTCGGCCGACGCCCATTTCGGCGTCGACCAGCAGACGGTGGAAACCCGCGCCTACGCCGTCGCCCGCGCCTTCGACCCGCTGCTGGTCAACACGGTGGTCGGCTTCATCGGCCCCGAATATCTCTATGACGCCAAGCAGATCACGCGGGCCGGGCTGGAAGACCATTTCTGCGCCAAGCTGCTGGGCGTGCCGATGGGCTGCGACGCCTGCTACACCAACCATGCCGAGGCCGACCAGGACGACATGGACGTCCTGATGACGATGCTGGCGACGGCGGGCGTCAATTTCCTGATCGCGGTGCCCGGCGCCGACGACGTCATGCTGAACTACCAGAGCCTGTCCTATCACGACGTGCTCGGGCTGCGGCATCTGCTGAAGCGCCCGCCGGCTCCGGAGTTCGAGGCGTGGCTGGAGAAGGCCGGCTGGCTCGACGAGCAGCGCCGGCTGCCGCCCTGGCCCGACCAGAGCCTCGTCGTTTCCGCCCTGCTGGGGAGTGCGGCCTGA
- a CDS encoding GH1 family beta-glucosidase has translation MTDAVPPYPPGFTWGVSTSAYQIEGAAAADGRGASIWDLRCRTRGGVMNGDTGDVACDHYHRMPEDVALMTGLGVDAYRFSVSWPRVMPRGKGAVNEAGLDFYDRLIDRLLESGIEPWLCLYHWDLPQALHDLGGWSSRDCAGWYADYAALCARRYGDRVKRWITFNEFSVFTLFGYAIPWAAPGIVDRAQHLRAIHHVNLAHGAGVEVLRDMVPGASIGAIHNRQVVIPETDTPENRAAAALLDEHWNLVFCDPQILGHYPPQTATAIEPHVRPGDMARIARPVDWFGLNHYGPIFAKADPTRIWGYGWGDAPPDSPTHGVGWAIFPGAFRDELLTIQRRYRLPIVVTENGCGGSDSVSPDGAVHDPHRIAYLTIYNAAMREAMARGADVRGYFVWSLLDNFEWGSGYGQRFGIVHVDFQTLARTPKDSARWYADLIRKAKA, from the coding sequence ATGACGGACGCCGTTCCCCCCTACCCGCCCGGCTTCACCTGGGGCGTTTCCACCTCCGCCTACCAGATCGAAGGGGCGGCGGCGGCGGATGGGCGCGGCGCCAGCATCTGGGACCTGCGCTGCCGCACCCGGGGCGGGGTGATGAACGGCGACACCGGCGACGTCGCCTGCGACCATTACCACCGCATGCCGGAGGATGTGGCGCTGATGACGGGGCTGGGGGTCGACGCCTACCGCTTCTCCGTCTCCTGGCCCAGGGTGATGCCACGCGGCAAGGGCGCGGTGAACGAGGCGGGACTGGATTTCTACGACCGGCTGATCGACCGGCTTCTGGAGTCGGGGATCGAGCCCTGGCTCTGCCTCTATCACTGGGATTTGCCGCAGGCGCTTCACGACCTGGGCGGCTGGTCGTCGCGCGACTGCGCCGGCTGGTACGCCGACTATGCGGCACTCTGCGCCCGGCGCTATGGCGACCGGGTGAAGCGCTGGATCACCTTCAACGAATTCTCGGTCTTCACCCTGTTCGGCTACGCGATTCCCTGGGCGGCGCCGGGCATCGTCGACCGGGCGCAGCATCTGCGCGCCATCCATCATGTCAACCTCGCCCATGGCGCCGGGGTGGAGGTGCTGCGCGACATGGTGCCGGGGGCCTCGATCGGCGCCATCCACAACCGGCAGGTCGTGATCCCGGAAACCGACACGCCGGAGAACCGCGCCGCCGCCGCCCTGCTGGACGAGCATTGGAATCTGGTGTTCTGCGACCCGCAGATCCTCGGCCACTACCCGCCGCAGACCGCCACCGCCATCGAACCCCATGTCCGGCCCGGCGACATGGCCCGCATCGCCCGGCCGGTGGATTGGTTCGGGCTGAACCATTACGGCCCGATCTTCGCCAAGGCCGACCCGACCCGGATCTGGGGCTATGGCTGGGGCGACGCCCCGCCCGATTCGCCGACCCATGGCGTCGGCTGGGCGATCTTCCCCGGCGCCTTCCGGGACGAGCTGCTGACCATCCAGCGCCGTTACCGCCTGCCCATCGTGGTGACCGAAAACGGCTGCGGCGGCAGCGACAGCGTCAGCCCCGACGGCGCCGTGCACGACCCGCACCGCATCGCCTATCTGACCATCTACAACGCGGCGATGCGCGAGGCGATGGCACGGGGCGCCGACGTCCGCGGCTATTTCGTCTGGTCGCTGCTCGACAATTTCGAATGGGGCAGCGGCTATGGCCAACGCTTCGGCATCGTCCATGTCGATTTCCAGACCCTGGCCCGCACACCGAAGGACTCGGCGCGCTGGTATGCCGACCTGATCCGGAAGGCGAAGGCTTAG